The Pseudanabaena galeata CCNP1313 genome includes a region encoding these proteins:
- a CDS encoding gamma carbonic anhydrase family protein yields MHLPYSQLPTPDRDRAAFIASDAVVIGDVHLSDRVNIWYKVVIRADINRMEIGYCTNIQDGAILHGDPDQPLIIGEYVTIGHRAVIHCAEIGRGCLIGMGAILLEGVKIGAGSIVGAGAVVTKDVPAGVVVAGVPAKVMRELSEEEQQKAITHAENYYQLSLLHVQ; encoded by the coding sequence ATGCATCTTCCCTATTCGCAACTTCCTACTCCCGATCGCGATCGCGCGGCTTTTATTGCTAGTGATGCGGTGGTAATCGGTGATGTACATCTTAGCGATCGCGTAAATATTTGGTATAAGGTGGTAATTAGGGCGGATATCAATCGCATGGAGATTGGTTATTGCACGAATATTCAAGATGGGGCGATCTTGCATGGTGATCCTGACCAGCCTTTGATAATTGGTGAATATGTGACGATCGGACATCGGGCGGTGATTCATTGTGCAGAAATTGGGCGCGGTTGCTTGATTGGGATGGGGGCAATCCTGTTGGAAGGGGTGAAAATTGGGGCGGGGAGTATTGTGGGTGCGGGGGCGGTGGTGACTAAGGATGTGCCTGCGGGTGTGGTGGTGGCGGGTGTGCCTGCGAAGGTGATGCGCGAGCTTTCGGAAGAGGAACAACAAAAGGCGATCACCCATGCAGAAAATTATTATCAGCTTTCGCTGTTGCATGTGCAGTAA
- a CDS encoding ABC transporter ATP-binding protein: MSQPLDLAQTPAQTEDLLLSVRNLQVSFRGDEGLVHAVKNISFDLAQGQTLGIVGESGSGKSATALAIMGLLGESGKITNGEVIFRPSGESPLDLVRVSPQKMLKYRGDRISMVFQEPMTSLNPLFTCGYQVIEAIRLHQKVSEQEAEARTIQLFQEVQLPNPEQLIERYPHELSGGQLQRVMIAMAISCNPQLIIADEPTTALDVTVQATILELLKEIQRSRQMSMIFITHDLGILAEIADRAIVMNQGEVVESGDTQAIFQTPKHPYTKGLIACRPQPDRQLRLLPTVSDFMEIQNGQMVEKEPSDPRYLEVVPPEETVARLAELQKQEPILSVQNLRIEFPIRSILGLKKRYLVAVNNISFDVYRGETLGLVGESGCGKTTTGRAILGLTNGVMGSVKFEGHEISQLKGEALQKLRCDLQVVFQDPYGSLNPRMSVGDAISEPLIVHSHQERFERYRKAESRRERVAYLLERVGLTKSAMRRYPHEFSGGQRQRICIARALALNPKLIIADEPVSALDVSVQAQVLNLLKELQAEFGLTYIFISHDLGVVKFMSDRIMVMNKGEIVELNTAESIYTNPQQPYTQKLISAIPKALVLSP; encoded by the coding sequence ATGTCACAACCCCTCGATTTAGCCCAAACTCCAGCCCAGACTGAAGATTTATTGCTTTCGGTGCGTAATTTACAGGTTAGCTTTAGGGGCGATGAAGGGCTCGTCCATGCTGTCAAAAATATTTCCTTTGACCTTGCTCAAGGACAAACCCTTGGCATCGTTGGCGAATCTGGCTCTGGCAAATCGGCAACAGCTTTAGCAATCATGGGCTTATTGGGGGAGTCTGGCAAAATTACCAATGGGGAAGTTATATTTCGACCCAGTGGCGAGTCACCCCTTGATCTAGTGCGCGTATCGCCGCAGAAAATGCTCAAATACCGAGGCGATCGCATATCGATGGTATTTCAGGAGCCGATGACATCGCTCAATCCCTTGTTTACTTGCGGCTATCAGGTGATCGAAGCAATTCGGCTCCATCAAAAAGTATCGGAGCAAGAAGCAGAAGCACGCACGATTCAGCTATTTCAGGAAGTGCAATTACCAAATCCTGAGCAATTAATTGAACGCTATCCCCACGAACTTTCGGGCGGTCAATTGCAACGGGTGATGATTGCGATGGCGATTTCCTGCAATCCACAGTTGATTATTGCTGATGAGCCGACAACGGCGCTAGATGTGACTGTGCAAGCGACAATTTTGGAGTTGCTCAAAGAAATTCAGCGATCGCGTCAGATGTCGATGATTTTTATTACCCATGATTTAGGGATTTTGGCAGAAATTGCAGATCGAGCGATCGTCATGAATCAAGGCGAAGTCGTCGAAAGTGGCGATACACAAGCCATCTTCCAAACACCAAAACATCCCTATACTAAGGGTTTAATCGCCTGCCGTCCGCAACCCGATCGCCAGTTGCGGCTATTACCAACGGTGAGCGATTTTATGGAAATACAGAACGGGCAGATGGTGGAGAAAGAACCAAGTGATCCTCGTTATTTAGAAGTTGTTCCACCTGAGGAAACTGTTGCTCGTCTAGCAGAATTGCAAAAACAAGAACCAATTCTCTCCGTGCAGAATCTCAGAATTGAGTTCCCAATTCGCAGCATTTTAGGACTCAAAAAACGCTATCTCGTTGCTGTCAATAATATTAGCTTTGATGTCTATCGTGGTGAAACCCTTGGACTAGTGGGTGAGTCAGGCTGTGGCAAAACCACTACAGGTCGAGCAATTCTGGGCTTGACCAATGGCGTGATGGGTTCTGTTAAATTTGAAGGACATGAAATTTCTCAACTCAAAGGAGAAGCATTACAAAAGTTACGCTGTGATCTGCAAGTAGTATTTCAAGATCCTTACGGTTCACTCAATCCGCGCATGAGTGTCGGTGATGCGATCTCTGAACCATTGATCGTCCATAGTCATCAAGAGCGCTTTGAACGTTATCGCAAAGCCGAATCTAGACGCGAAAGAGTCGCATATTTGCTAGAACGTGTGGGCTTGACTAAAAGTGCGATGCGCCGCTATCCTCACGAGTTCTCAGGTGGTCAACGTCAACGTATTTGTATTGCTAGAGCCTTGGCACTCAATCCCAAATTGATTATTGCTGATGAGCCTGTGTCCGCCCTTGACGTGTCGGTACAGGCACAAGTTCTCAATCTTCTAAAGGAACTCCAAGCGGAATTTGGCTTAACCTATATCTTCATTTCCCATGATCTCGGTGTGGTCAAATTTATGAGCGATCGCATCATGGTGATGAACAAAGGCGAAATCGTCGAATTAAACACTGCCGAATCCATCTACACCAATCCCCAACAGCCCTACACTCAAAAGCTAATCAGTGCCATTCCCAAAGCTTTAGTTTTATCTCCCTAA
- a CDS encoding Uma2 family endonuclease gives MLTLTKKYSLTEYFDREILSETRNEYIDGEINPMTGGTPTHNTLVVNLLSLLHIALPSPYLVFVTDQRLWLPDRRIATYPDVMVMAEPLEYQEGRKDTLVNPILIAEILSPSTASYDRTGKFASYRTIPSFKEYLLISQDRKYVEHFYKEGDRWIFTAYENDATISLTSFEIAIATSVLYNRINFESESLE, from the coding sequence ATGCTAACTCTCACCAAAAAATATTCCCTTACCGAGTACTTTGATCGTGAAATTCTTTCAGAGACAAGAAATGAATACATTGATGGAGAAATCAATCCGATGACTGGCGGTACACCCACACACAATACTCTTGTTGTTAACTTACTATCTTTGCTGCATATAGCTTTACCAAGTCCCTATCTAGTTTTTGTCACCGATCAACGCCTCTGGCTTCCTGATCGCCGTATTGCCACTTACCCTGATGTGATGGTCATGGCTGAGCCATTGGAATATCAAGAAGGACGAAAAGATACCTTAGTCAATCCCATTTTGATTGCCGAAATTCTATCGCCATCCACAGCCAGCTATGATCGGACTGGCAAATTTGCATCCTATCGAACTATTCCCTCGTTCAAGGAATATTTGCTCATTTCTCAAGATCGCAAGTATGTTGAACATTTTTATAAAGAAGGTGATCGCTGGATATTTACTGCTTATGAAAATGATGCAACTATTTCTCTAACATCATTTGAAATCGCGATCGCCACTTCCGTTTTGTATAATCGCATTAACTTTGAATCAGAATCTTTGGAGTAA
- a CDS encoding DUF29 domain-containing protein, whose translation MTQVVNSLYEQDILLWVEETVAKLRAHDFENLDLDNLIEEVESLGISQKKELISRLITLIEHLLKRLYVDIPYDFNGWERTIRNQRNELQVLLKQVPSLKTRWNDSFADAWEIALKTVREEYREVKFPNRWEFSSDLQIMLSDRFWEIE comes from the coding sequence ATGACACAAGTTGTAAATTCATTGTACGAACAAGATATTTTGCTCTGGGTAGAAGAAACAGTTGCCAAACTCAGAGCGCATGATTTTGAAAATTTAGATTTGGACAACTTGATTGAAGAGGTAGAATCTTTGGGGATTTCACAGAAAAAAGAATTGATTAGTCGTTTAATCACATTGATAGAACATTTGCTCAAGCGTTTGTATGTCGATATCCCCTACGACTTCAATGGCTGGGAACGCACAATTCGTAACCAGCGTAACGAACTTCAGGTTTTGCTCAAGCAAGTCCCAAGCCTCAAAACTCGTTGGAATGACAGCTTTGCTGATGCATGGGAAATTGCCCTCAAGACTGTGCGTGAAGAATATCGAGAAGTTAAATTCCCTAATCGATGGGAATTCTCAAGTGATTTGCAGATAATGCTGAGCGATAGATTTTGGGAAATAGAATAG
- the gshA gene encoding glutamate--cysteine ligase, with the protein MLLSKGFEVEIYTSTPTGDVVGFSDRIVANLNGFVREPDSRNVEYITPPFHKYEPLLMALVEPRQKLRSYLRSLGDYTLMPGSTLALGGVDHFYRSDPQNPYHTYIEQTYGTDVVTASIHINVGIPDLELLIAACRLIRLEAPLYLALSAASPFLDGKATGFHSSRWQMFPKTPKLVPLFSSHHHFVEWTEQQLQLGTMQNVRHLWSSVRPNGDNRPYNLNRLELRISDLVIDPVALLAITALLEMRLNQFLEAGIGSSLDPLAPHATKFTPDELAAIADQNEVAAAINSLDAVLTHWQTGEQITAREWISNQYEELRSRAKDNGVWCFLSPLKKILDQGNEAQRWLAAYHNGLSPRQIMTDAIASAEQMDKELAEALLLS; encoded by the coding sequence GTGCTTTTATCCAAAGGCTTTGAAGTGGAAATCTACACCTCTACACCAACGGGGGATGTGGTGGGCTTTAGCGATCGCATTGTAGCTAATCTAAATGGGTTTGTGCGCGAGCCTGACAGTCGCAATGTCGAATACATCACGCCGCCTTTTCATAAATATGAGCCGTTGCTGATGGCATTGGTAGAGCCGCGCCAGAAGCTACGCAGCTATTTGCGATCGCTTGGTGATTACACTTTGATGCCAGGGAGTACGCTTGCTTTGGGTGGGGTCGATCATTTTTATCGTTCTGATCCCCAGAATCCTTATCACACTTATATTGAGCAGACCTACGGAACTGATGTCGTAACTGCAAGCATTCATATTAATGTTGGTATCCCCGATCTAGAGTTATTAATCGCGGCCTGTCGGCTAATTCGTTTAGAAGCACCCCTCTATCTAGCCCTGAGTGCCGCATCTCCTTTCCTTGATGGTAAAGCTACAGGTTTCCATTCTTCCCGTTGGCAAATGTTTCCCAAAACTCCGAAGCTAGTTCCTTTATTTAGCAGTCATCATCATTTTGTAGAATGGACAGAACAACAATTGCAGTTAGGTACGATGCAAAATGTGCGTCATCTTTGGTCATCGGTGCGTCCCAATGGTGATAATCGCCCCTACAACCTTAACCGTTTAGAGTTGCGGATTTCTGATCTAGTGATCGATCCCGTCGCCTTACTCGCGATTACGGCACTTTTAGAAATGCGCCTGAATCAATTTCTCGAAGCTGGAATCGGTTCATCGCTCGATCCCCTTGCGCCCCATGCAACTAAGTTCACGCCTGATGAACTTGCGGCGATCGCCGATCAAAATGAAGTGGCTGCTGCTATTAATAGCCTGGATGCAGTATTAACCCATTGGCAAACTGGTGAACAAATTACCGCAAGGGAATGGATCTCGAATCAATACGAAGAATTGCGATCGCGTGCGAAGGATAATGGGGTTTGGTGTTTCCTCTCGCCCTTGAAAAAAATTCTTGACCAAGGCAATGAAGCCCAACGTTGGCTAGCCGCTTATCACAATGGGCTTAGTCCTCGCCAAATCATGACCGATGCGATCGCCTCTGCGGAACAAATGGATAAAGAACTAGCAGAAGCTTTATTGTTATCTTAA
- a CDS encoding DUF3095 domain-containing protein gives MSIQDFQPRNTSSENFYADLPVLQNFADITHSENFYEVPDDWAAIITDIADSTKAIEDGRYKDINLLGACSIIVILNIVGELEIPFVFGGDGASILIPPRFIPEAEQALLAVQKLAAEEFNLKLRIGIVPLATITSSYDIKVAKLRISDNYVQAILRGGGISYATSLVKDQATTDLYSPRHKNSYPIADFSGLECRWQDIPTRHEEILSLIIFVTAPSQSQIDLLYREVITQIERIYGTGIDCNPVVSENLQLAFKNKNLSSETKVFAVSQGWLKRKLYLWKLRLINLLGLIFMTFNIQIGGFNWGDYKQIVSEATDFKKFDDVLRMVISGKARQRQKLTEYLDKKFKEGRLVYGFHVSDRALMTCLVFERDGRQVHFVDGADGGYALAAKNMKELMKS, from the coding sequence ATGAGTATTCAAGATTTTCAGCCACGAAATACGAGTTCTGAAAACTTTTATGCCGATCTACCTGTTCTTCAAAATTTTGCCGATATTACTCATAGCGAGAATTTTTATGAAGTTCCTGATGACTGGGCTGCAATTATTACTGATATTGCCGATTCTACTAAAGCGATCGAGGATGGCAGATACAAAGATATCAATCTCTTAGGCGCTTGTTCCATTATTGTGATTTTAAATATAGTTGGAGAATTAGAGATTCCCTTCGTATTCGGTGGTGATGGCGCATCTATCCTCATTCCCCCAAGATTTATCCCAGAAGCAGAGCAAGCATTATTGGCTGTGCAGAAATTAGCTGCTGAAGAATTTAATCTTAAATTACGCATCGGGATTGTCCCACTTGCGACTATTACATCAAGCTATGACATCAAAGTTGCCAAGCTCCGCATCTCTGACAACTATGTGCAAGCGATCCTCAGAGGTGGAGGCATCAGCTATGCGACAAGTTTAGTTAAGGATCAAGCAACAACGGATTTGTACAGTCCTAGACACAAAAACTCCTATCCGATCGCTGATTTCTCTGGCTTAGAATGTCGTTGGCAAGATATTCCCACCCGCCATGAGGAGATTCTTAGTTTAATCATTTTTGTAACAGCCCCAAGTCAAAGCCAAATTGATCTTCTCTATCGGGAAGTAATTACCCAAATTGAGCGCATCTATGGGACGGGGATAGACTGTAACCCTGTCGTATCTGAGAACTTGCAACTTGCTTTTAAGAACAAGAACCTATCGTCAGAGACGAAAGTTTTTGCTGTTTCTCAGGGGTGGCTAAAACGGAAGTTGTATTTGTGGAAATTGCGCCTGATTAATTTACTGGGGTTGATCTTTATGACATTTAATATTCAAATTGGAGGGTTTAATTGGGGAGATTATAAACAAATTGTTTCCGAAGCCACTGACTTCAAAAAATTTGATGATGTCCTAAGAATGGTGATTTCTGGTAAAGCCAGACAACGCCAAAAATTAACTGAGTATCTAGACAAAAAGTTTAAGGAAGGTCGGTTAGTTTATGGGTTTCATGTGTCCGATCGCGCCCTGATGACTTGCTTAGTGTTTGAGCGCGATGGTCGCCAAGTGCATTTTGTGGATGGAGCCGATGGTGGCTATGCCTTAGCAGCCAAAAACATGAAAGAACTGATGAAAAGTTAG
- a CDS encoding ShlB/FhaC/HecB family hemolysin secretion/activation protein: MSKNRSKSSLISNLYIFNLLGTAWIAIMPSQAFAQTPQIITPTTPPPLPQNIPAPLPSPEQLLKPPSQTVPPTNFEPTESGAIAVQQFEVLGSTVFSTAELNEVLDKFNKRSLTFTELLQARSAITNLYISKGYITSGAYIPPQNLGAGIVKIQVIEGGLEEIKVIGTNRLSPDYVRSRINIATGAPLNRDRLIEALQVLQLNPLIANISAELSAGDRVGKNILELKVREAETFNVQLSLDNNRAPSVGSFRRRIQVSEANLTGLGDSLTVGYSNTDGSNAYDLNYNIPINPYNGTIAISFSNSNSNVIETPFNILDIYSNSTNYDFTFRQPVLQTPSQELAFGISGSYRESLATLLKIPFPLSAGADNNGVTKVSVLSFFQDYTQRSSQSVLAFRTQLNIGLGGVFGSTVNSSFPDSRFVSFRGQAQYVNLLAPATLLLFRGDLQLSDRPLVPLQQIGFGGQDTLRGYRQDLLLGDNGASLSAEVRIPVLRVPEVEGILQIVPFIDSAMVWTSSGEANPAQNLLVGTGIGLRWQMGNRMTALLNYGIPLINVPNSRKTWQENGIYFSLTYNLF; this comes from the coding sequence TTGAGCAAGAATAGATCCAAGTCGTCTCTCATTTCTAATCTTTACATCTTCAACTTGCTAGGCACAGCATGGATAGCAATAATGCCATCACAAGCTTTTGCTCAAACACCCCAAATCATCACGCCCACTACGCCACCACCCTTACCCCAAAACATCCCTGCCCCCTTACCCTCACCTGAGCAATTACTCAAGCCTCCTAGCCAGACAGTTCCACCTACTAACTTTGAACCGACAGAATCAGGAGCGATCGCAGTTCAGCAATTTGAAGTATTAGGCAGTACCGTATTTAGTACCGCAGAATTGAATGAAGTCCTTGATAAATTTAACAAGCGATCGCTAACCTTTACCGAACTTCTACAAGCACGTTCAGCAATTACCAATCTCTACATTAGCAAGGGCTATATCACCTCTGGCGCTTATATTCCACCCCAAAACTTGGGAGCTGGCATCGTCAAAATCCAAGTAATTGAAGGTGGACTCGAAGAGATTAAAGTCATAGGAACCAATCGGCTCAGCCCCGACTATGTGCGATCGCGCATTAACATCGCCACAGGTGCGCCGCTCAATCGAGATCGTCTGATCGAAGCCTTACAAGTACTGCAACTCAATCCCCTGATCGCCAATATTTCCGCCGAACTCTCAGCAGGCGATCGCGTCGGTAAAAATATCCTTGAATTGAAAGTAAGAGAAGCAGAAACATTTAACGTTCAACTATCTCTGGACAACAACCGCGCTCCCAGTGTTGGTTCCTTCCGTCGGCGCATTCAAGTTAGCGAAGCAAATCTGACTGGTTTAGGAGATTCCCTAACCGTTGGCTATAGCAATACCGATGGAAGTAATGCTTACGATCTCAACTACAATATCCCTATCAATCCTTATAATGGCACAATTGCGATCTCATTCAGTAATAGCAATAGCAATGTCATTGAAACACCTTTCAATATTCTTGATATCTATTCAAACTCGACCAATTACGATTTCACGTTTCGGCAACCCGTTCTGCAAACTCCCAGCCAAGAGCTAGCATTTGGGATCAGTGGCTCCTATCGTGAAAGCCTAGCAACACTTCTCAAAATCCCTTTTCCTCTATCAGCAGGTGCAGATAACAACGGTGTCACCAAGGTTTCTGTGTTGAGCTTTTTTCAAGACTACACACAACGTTCTAGTCAATCGGTTTTGGCATTTCGTACCCAACTAAATATTGGTCTGGGTGGTGTATTTGGTTCTACAGTGAATTCCAGTTTCCCTGATAGCCGATTTGTCTCTTTTCGTGGACAGGCACAATATGTTAACTTACTAGCTCCTGCAACGCTACTGCTATTTCGTGGCGATTTGCAACTAAGCGATCGCCCGCTTGTGCCACTTCAACAAATTGGGTTTGGTGGACAAGATACTTTGCGCGGCTACCGTCAGGATTTATTGCTAGGTGACAATGGCGCATCATTATCCGCAGAAGTGAGGATTCCAGTTTTGCGCGTTCCTGAAGTTGAAGGGATTTTACAAATCGTGCCATTTATTGACTCAGCAATGGTTTGGACAAGTTCAGGTGAGGCAAATCCAGCTCAAAATTTGCTAGTGGGTACAGGTATAGGCTTGCGATGGCAGATGGGAAACCGTATGACAGCTTTGTTAAACTACGGTATTCCACTCATAAATGTGCCAAATAGTCGCAAAACTTGGCAAGAGAATGGCATTTATTTCTCCCTAACTTACAACCTATTTTAG